The proteins below come from a single Salinilacihabitans rarus genomic window:
- a CDS encoding Gfo/Idh/MocA family protein has protein sequence MIGSGIGVGVVGLGGMGQHHAKNLSELGADVVAGADLLPEARRAFAETYGATPYENHEDLVADEAVDAVVVATPNKFHEPIAVAALEADRHVLVEKPLAHSLESAERIAAAAAESDGICMVGFHNRHTGAAAMFDEYSARGRFGDLTHVEANYVRRRGVPGPGSWFTNPELAGGGALLDIGVHALDLALYVLDFPEVVEVSGVTRTTFGTTEEYADPDGFGDNWDAEAETYEVDDAVSAFVRCADGKTISLEAAWATNREPSMDFVVRGTEAGAKFEIGDTDMRIYETDTAGVDHYADVDLSGDSSATGYNEQDAVFLETIVAGAEPTANTVEEALVVQRVIDAIYRSSETGRAQRLESAEAEPVAAEELEASARLD, from the coding sequence ATGATCGGCTCGGGTATCGGCGTCGGCGTCGTCGGCCTCGGCGGGATGGGCCAGCACCACGCCAAGAACCTCAGCGAACTAGGGGCCGACGTCGTCGCCGGCGCCGACCTGCTCCCCGAGGCGCGGCGCGCGTTCGCGGAGACGTACGGCGCCACCCCCTACGAGAACCACGAGGATCTCGTCGCGGACGAGGCCGTCGACGCCGTCGTCGTCGCCACGCCCAACAAGTTCCACGAACCGATCGCGGTCGCCGCGCTCGAAGCGGACCGTCACGTCCTCGTCGAAAAGCCCCTCGCCCACAGCCTCGAGAGCGCCGAGCGGATCGCCGCGGCCGCCGCCGAGTCCGACGGCATCTGCATGGTCGGCTTCCACAACCGCCACACGGGCGCGGCCGCGATGTTCGACGAGTACAGCGCCCGCGGCCGGTTCGGCGACCTCACCCACGTCGAGGCGAACTACGTTCGACGCCGCGGCGTCCCCGGCCCCGGATCGTGGTTCACGAACCCCGAACTCGCCGGCGGCGGCGCGCTGCTGGACATCGGCGTCCACGCGCTCGACCTCGCGCTGTACGTGCTCGACTTCCCCGAGGTCGTCGAGGTAAGCGGCGTCACCCGGACCACCTTCGGCACCACCGAGGAGTACGCCGACCCCGACGGCTTCGGCGACAACTGGGACGCGGAGGCCGAGACCTACGAGGTCGACGACGCCGTCAGCGCGTTCGTCCGCTGTGCGGACGGGAAGACGATCTCGCTGGAGGCCGCCTGGGCGACCAACCGCGAGCCCAGCATGGACTTCGTCGTCCGCGGGACTGAGGCGGGCGCGAAGTTCGAGATCGGCGACACCGACATGCGGATCTACGAGACCGACACCGCCGGCGTCGACCACTACGCCGACGTCGACCTCTCGGGCGACTCGTCGGCGACGGGGTACAACGAGCAAGACGCCGTGTTCCTCGAGACGATCGTCGCCGGCGCGGAGCCGACGGCCAACACCGTCGAGGAGGCGCTGGTCGTCCAGCGGGTCATCGACGCCATCTACCGGTCGAGCGAGACGGGTCGCGCACAGCGGCTCGAATCGGCCGAGGCCGAACCGGTCGCGGCCGAGGAACTCGAAGCGTCCGCCCGGCTGGACTGA
- a CDS encoding YgaP family membrane protein: MRRSKNVGGLDRIVRGVLGIWLIVVGIAAYIDEQRTKAAVATIAGLGLLHNVRTGFCGGNYLFGVDTTADEAV; this comes from the coding sequence ATGCGCCGTTCGAAGAACGTGGGCGGTCTCGACCGCATCGTCCGAGGAGTGCTTGGCATCTGGCTGATCGTCGTCGGCATCGCGGCGTACATCGACGAACAGCGGACGAAAGCCGCCGTCGCGACCATCGCCGGACTCGGACTGTTGCACAACGTGCGGACCGGCTTCTGCGGCGGCAACTACCTGTTCGGGGTCGACACGACCGCCGACGAGGCCGTTTGA
- a CDS encoding uracil-DNA glycosylase: MDANQRSRANPFGMDEECPNCPALCETRSRVVHGYGDVAADFLFVGENPGPGADETGVPFAGDEAGETFQRILQRLGLCDATSDPDRPEVVDVYLTYLTRCRHPDRPPTDEEVGNCEPFLNAEIRMINPEIIVPVGQRALEEIATEHTTKPAERFDVEADHGRTIRGRGFELVPMIEPAEQSDEQVQAWVEAFAGLMASDYRQTKGRRER, from the coding sequence GTGGACGCGAACCAACGGAGCCGGGCGAACCCGTTCGGCATGGACGAGGAGTGCCCCAACTGTCCGGCGCTCTGTGAGACGCGCAGTCGGGTCGTCCACGGCTACGGCGACGTGGCGGCGGACTTCCTGTTCGTCGGCGAGAACCCCGGTCCCGGCGCCGACGAGACCGGCGTCCCGTTCGCCGGCGACGAGGCCGGCGAGACGTTCCAGCGGATCCTCCAGCGGCTGGGCCTCTGTGACGCCACCTCCGACCCCGACCGGCCGGAGGTCGTCGACGTCTACCTGACGTACCTCACGCGGTGTCGCCACCCCGACCGGCCGCCGACGGACGAGGAGGTCGGCAACTGCGAGCCGTTCCTCAACGCCGAGATCCGGATGATCAACCCCGAGATCATCGTCCCGGTCGGCCAGCGCGCGCTGGAGGAGATCGCGACCGAGCACACGACGAAGCCGGCCGAGCGGTTCGACGTGGAGGCCGACCACGGGCGGACGATCCGCGGGCGGGGGTTCGAACTCGTACCTATGATCGAGCCGGCCGAGCAAAGCGACGAGCAGGTGCAGGCGTGGGTCGAGGCGTTCGCGGGGCTGATGGCCTCGGACTACCGTCAGACGAAGGGTCGCCGCGAGCGCTGA
- a CDS encoding ThuA domain-containing protein codes for MVAVTIWNEFRHEREDDEVAAVYPDGIHATLAAALEDDHEVRTATLDDPEHGLTEEVLDGTDVLLWWGHKAHDEVDDLVVDRVQERVLDGMGLLVLHSGHYSKPFKRLMGTTCSLQWREDGATERLWVVDPGHPIADGLDEYVELPETEMYGEPFDVPEPDRLVFTSWFEGGEVFRSGCCYRRGSGRIFYFRPGHETYPIYENEAVRRVLRNAVDWAAPTEGAPRTFGHRD; via the coding sequence ATGGTCGCAGTCACGATCTGGAACGAGTTCCGACACGAACGCGAGGACGACGAGGTCGCCGCGGTCTACCCCGACGGGATCCACGCGACGCTGGCGGCGGCCCTCGAGGACGACCACGAGGTCCGGACCGCCACGCTCGACGACCCCGAACACGGGCTCACCGAGGAGGTCCTCGACGGGACCGACGTCCTGCTGTGGTGGGGGCACAAGGCCCACGACGAGGTCGACGACCTCGTCGTCGACCGCGTTCAGGAGCGCGTCCTCGACGGGATGGGACTGCTCGTCCTCCACTCGGGCCACTACTCGAAGCCCTTCAAACGCCTCATGGGGACCACCTGTAGCCTCCAGTGGCGCGAGGACGGCGCCACCGAGCGACTGTGGGTCGTCGACCCCGGCCACCCGATCGCCGACGGCCTCGACGAGTACGTCGAGTTGCCCGAGACGGAGATGTACGGCGAACCGTTCGACGTCCCCGAACCCGACCGCCTCGTGTTCACCTCGTGGTTCGAGGGCGGCGAGGTGTTCCGCAGCGGCTGTTGCTACCGCCGCGGGAGCGGCCGGATCTTCTACTTCCGGCCGGGCCACGAGACGTACCCGATCTACGAGAACGAGGCGGTTCGACGGGTGCTACGAAACGCCGTCGACTGGGCCGCGCCGACCGAGGGCGCCCCGCGGACGTTCGGCCACCGCGACTAG
- a CDS encoding acyl-CoA synthetase, which translates to MASEHNLDDYDSVRESFTWDDVFAEADWEAPASLNIAHEVCDRHASDGDRIALRQVGVDGESRTLTFAELAERSNRFADVLADLGVGRGERVFTYLPRIPAHYVALVGTLKRGAVFGGINERFGPDGIAYRLADCDAAAVVTTSDNRETVATALEEVPSVEHVIVVDRGDGIEPDDVDFEYALAAASPQYETARTSGDDDALLYYTSGTTGPAKGVLHEHRWIAGVAATQRFAADLRPDDLYWSTGDLGWLTGPINTLGAWFWGTPLFTYEGEFDPETWADLLDEYPITVLFSVPTAYRMLRENEDALADADLDLRHALSIGEPLSAGVVEWGEETLGVTIHDTYGQTETGNMIVDNYPTMEVRPGSMGKPLPGVTAEIVDPETGEPLEPGETGEIAQRGDYPCFFAGYWEKPDRTEACFVNGWYLSGDLAHKDEDGYFWFEGRADDVIISAGYRIGPFEVESSLGEHSAVAEAAVVPKPDEKRGSIVKAYVVPSEGADPSPDLKAEIKTHVREELSAHEYPREIEFREDLPKTVTGKIRRTELREETGRAS; encoded by the coding sequence ATGGCGTCGGAACACAACCTCGACGACTACGACTCGGTTCGCGAATCGTTCACCTGGGACGACGTCTTCGCCGAGGCCGACTGGGAGGCCCCGGCGTCGCTGAACATCGCCCACGAGGTCTGCGACCGCCACGCCAGCGACGGCGACCGGATCGCGCTGCGGCAGGTCGGGGTCGACGGCGAGTCGCGGACGCTGACGTTCGCGGAACTGGCCGAGCGGTCGAACCGGTTCGCCGACGTCCTCGCCGACCTCGGCGTCGGCCGCGGCGAGCGCGTGTTCACCTACCTGCCCCGGATCCCGGCCCACTACGTCGCACTCGTCGGAACGCTCAAGCGCGGTGCCGTCTTCGGCGGCATCAACGAGCGGTTCGGCCCCGACGGCATCGCCTACCGCCTCGCGGACTGTGACGCCGCGGCCGTCGTCACCACGAGCGACAACCGCGAGACCGTCGCAACGGCGCTGGAGGAGGTCCCGTCGGTCGAGCACGTGATCGTCGTCGACCGCGGCGACGGGATCGAACCCGACGACGTCGACTTCGAGTACGCCCTCGCGGCGGCCTCGCCACAGTACGAGACCGCCCGGACCTCGGGCGATGACGACGCCCTGCTCTACTACACGAGCGGGACGACCGGCCCGGCGAAGGGCGTGCTCCACGAGCACCGCTGGATCGCGGGCGTCGCGGCCACCCAGCGGTTCGCGGCCGACCTCCGGCCGGACGATCTCTACTGGTCGACCGGCGACCTCGGCTGGCTCACCGGCCCGATCAACACGCTCGGCGCGTGGTTCTGGGGGACGCCGCTGTTCACCTACGAGGGCGAGTTCGACCCCGAGACGTGGGCCGACCTGCTCGACGAGTACCCGATCACGGTGCTGTTCAGCGTCCCGACCGCCTACCGGATGCTCCGCGAGAACGAGGACGCGCTCGCGGACGCCGACCTCGACCTGCGCCACGCGCTCTCGATCGGCGAACCGCTGTCGGCCGGCGTCGTCGAGTGGGGCGAGGAGACCCTCGGCGTGACGATCCACGACACCTACGGCCAGACCGAGACGGGGAACATGATCGTCGACAACTACCCGACGATGGAGGTCCGCCCCGGATCGATGGGCAAGCCCCTCCCCGGCGTCACCGCGGAGATCGTCGATCCCGAGACGGGCGAGCCGCTCGAACCCGGCGAGACCGGGGAAATCGCCCAGCGCGGCGACTACCCCTGTTTCTTCGCCGGTTACTGGGAGAAACCGGACCGGACCGAGGCGTGTTTCGTGAACGGCTGGTACCTCTCGGGGGACCTCGCACACAAAGACGAGGACGGCTACTTCTGGTTCGAGGGCCGGGCCGACGACGTCATCATCTCCGCGGGCTACCGGATCGGGCCGTTCGAGGTCGAAAGCTCCCTCGGCGAGCACTCCGCCGTCGCCGAGGCCGCCGTCGTCCCCAAACCCGACGAGAAGCGTGGCTCGATCGTCAAGGCGTACGTCGTTCCCAGCGAGGGTGCAGACCCCTCGCCGGACCTGAAAGCGGAGATCAAGACCCACGTCCGCGAGGAACTGTCCGCACACGAGTACCCCCGCGAGATCGAGTTCCGCGAGGACCTCCCCAAGACGGTGACCGGGAAGATCCGCCGCACCGAACTGCGCGAGGAGACCGGACGGGCGAGCTAA
- a CDS encoding helix-turn-helix domain-containing protein, with protein MLDAVSTVGVDLGPATGYNLALGALAALAAAAVLRERGADRYLATTLAGLLLFVVGGSVAAVTVPELVHWLHGAGAVLVVAGIYVPATADLRGDPSAEPLAGTARARRSAEWMTPMDDEILDLLRGSDLVLTPAVVALNLGRSRAEVNRRLAKLEGGGLVERVERGKYRIAADGAAYLDGRLRPPASVP; from the coding sequence GTGCTCGACGCCGTCTCCACGGTCGGGGTCGACCTCGGGCCCGCGACGGGGTACAACCTCGCGCTCGGCGCGCTCGCGGCGCTCGCCGCGGCCGCCGTCCTCCGCGAGCGCGGCGCCGACCGGTACCTCGCGACGACGCTCGCGGGACTGCTCCTGTTCGTCGTCGGCGGGTCCGTCGCCGCCGTGACGGTCCCCGAGCTGGTCCACTGGCTGCACGGCGCCGGGGCCGTCCTCGTCGTCGCCGGCATCTACGTTCCCGCCACGGCCGACCTCCGGGGCGATCCGTCGGCGGAGCCGCTCGCGGGGACGGCGCGAGCGAGGCGGTCGGCCGAGTGGATGACGCCGATGGACGACGAGATACTCGACCTCCTCCGCGGGAGCGACCTCGTGCTCACGCCCGCGGTCGTCGCGCTCAACCTCGGCCGGAGCCGCGCGGAGGTGAACCGCCGGCTGGCGAAACTCGAAGGCGGCGGGCTGGTCGAGCGGGTCGAGCGCGGCAAGTACCGGATCGCGGCCGACGGCGCGGCCTACCTCGACGGCCGACTCCGCCCGCCGGCGTCGGTCCCGTGA
- a CDS encoding Mrp/NBP35 family ATP-binding protein, with protein MDEDAVRDRLRGIEDPDLGDDIVSLGLVNDVTVDGADVSIDLALGAPYSPTESDLAAEVRRAFADEGIEPELSASVPGRDDGREVLPNVKNVIAVASGKGGVGKSTLSVNLAAGLSRLGARVGLFDADVYGPNVPRMVDADEPPMATEDETLVPPEKYGVKLMSMAFLVGDDDPVIWRGPMVHKVITQLTEDVEWGHLDYLVVDLPPGTGDTQLTMLQTMPVTGAVIVTTPQDVALDDARKGLQMFARHDTVVLGIAENMATFVCDDCGKHHDIFGAGGGEAFADVHDLPFLGSIPLDPRVREGGDEGRPTVLDEESETGEAFREIATSVANNVGVVHRRSVSDAAAERTVPGEPADPADE; from the coding sequence ATGGACGAAGACGCCGTCCGCGACCGCCTGCGGGGGATCGAGGACCCGGACCTCGGCGACGACATCGTCTCGCTCGGCCTCGTCAACGACGTGACCGTCGACGGGGCGGACGTCTCGATCGACCTCGCGCTCGGGGCGCCGTACTCGCCGACGGAGTCGGACCTCGCCGCCGAGGTGCGGCGGGCGTTCGCCGACGAGGGGATCGAACCGGAGCTGTCGGCGAGCGTCCCCGGCCGGGACGACGGCCGGGAGGTGCTGCCGAACGTCAAGAACGTGATCGCCGTCGCCTCGGGGAAAGGCGGCGTCGGCAAGTCGACGCTCTCGGTGAACCTCGCGGCGGGGCTCTCCCGGCTCGGCGCCCGGGTGGGGCTGTTCGACGCGGACGTCTACGGGCCGAACGTCCCGCGGATGGTCGACGCCGACGAGCCGCCGATGGCGACCGAGGACGAGACGCTCGTCCCGCCCGAGAAGTACGGGGTGAAGCTGATGAGCATGGCCTTCCTGGTGGGCGACGACGACCCCGTCATCTGGCGCGGCCCGATGGTCCACAAGGTGATCACCCAGTTGACCGAGGACGTCGAGTGGGGCCACCTCGACTACCTCGTGGTCGACCTGCCGCCGGGGACCGGCGACACCCAGTTGACGATGCTGCAGACGATGCCCGTCACCGGCGCGGTGATCGTCACGACCCCGCAGGACGTCGCGCTCGACGACGCCCGCAAGGGGCTGCAGATGTTCGCCCGCCACGACACCGTCGTGCTCGGCATCGCCGAGAACATGGCGACGTTCGTCTGCGACGACTGTGGCAAACACCACGACATCTTCGGCGCCGGCGGCGGCGAGGCGTTCGCCGACGTCCACGACCTCCCGTTCCTCGGCTCGATCCCGCTCGATCCCCGGGTGCGGGAGGGCGGCGACGAGGGCCGGCCGACCGTCCTCGACGAGGAGAGCGAGACCGGCGAGGCCTTCCGCGAAATCGCGACCAGCGTCGCGAACAACGTCGGCGTCGTCCACCGCCGGAGCGTCTCCGACGCCGCCGCGGAGCGAACCGTCCCCGGCGAACCCGCCGACCCCGCGGACGAGTGA
- the psmB gene encoding archaeal proteasome endopeptidase complex subunit beta, which translates to MRTPTRDSEFSRTVDQLADDRSPYDPELGSLPSNDLSRADLDSVNKTGTTTIGISTADGVVIATDMRASLGGRFVSNKNVQKVEQIHPTAALTMVGSVGGAQSFISSLRAEVNLFEARRGEDMSIDALATLAGNFARGGPFFAIHPILGGVDEEGSHVYSIDPAGGVMEDDYQVTGSGMQLAYGHLEQAYEDDLSNEEAMTIAARGIKSAAERDTGSGNGVFLCEITAEGVDIHGHSDFEEVI; encoded by the coding sequence ATGCGTACGCCTACCCGCGACTCCGAGTTCTCTCGCACGGTCGACCAGTTGGCCGACGACAGGAGCCCCTACGACCCGGAACTCGGCTCCCTGCCCTCGAACGACCTCTCGCGTGCCGACCTCGACAGCGTGAACAAGACCGGGACGACGACCATCGGCATCTCGACCGCCGACGGCGTCGTCATCGCGACGGACATGCGCGCCAGCCTCGGCGGCCGGTTCGTCTCGAACAAGAACGTCCAGAAGGTCGAACAGATCCACCCGACCGCCGCGCTGACGATGGTCGGCAGCGTCGGCGGCGCCCAGTCGTTCATCTCCAGTCTCCGCGCCGAGGTCAACCTCTTCGAGGCCCGCCGCGGCGAGGACATGAGCATCGACGCGCTGGCGACGCTCGCGGGCAACTTCGCCCGCGGCGGCCCGTTCTTCGCCATCCACCCCATCCTCGGCGGCGTCGACGAGGAGGGCAGCCACGTCTACAGCATCGACCCCGCCGGCGGCGTCATGGAGGACGACTATCAGGTCACCGGCTCCGGGATGCAACTCGCCTACGGCCACCTCGAACAGGCCTACGAGGACGACCTCTCGAACGAGGAGGCGATGACCATCGCCGCCCGCGGCATCAAGTCCGCCGCCGAGCGCGACACCGGCTCCGGCAACGGCGTCTTCCTCTGTGAGATCACCGCGGAGGGCGTCGACATCCACGGTCACAGCGACTTCGAGGAAGTCATCTAG
- a CDS encoding four-helix bundle copper-binding protein — protein sequence MALTQITHLSEDEEMQECIDNCFEAAQACEWCADECLDEGEEMARCIRLCRDVADLTTMHARFMARNSGYHADLAETCADACEACAEECAQFDHEHCQVCADVVQRCAESCRSMASA from the coding sequence ATGGCGCTGACTCAGATCACCCACCTGAGCGAGGACGAAGAGATGCAGGAGTGTATCGACAACTGCTTCGAGGCGGCCCAGGCCTGCGAGTGGTGCGCCGACGAGTGCCTCGACGAGGGCGAGGAGATGGCCCGCTGTATCCGGCTCTGCCGGGACGTCGCCGACCTGACGACGATGCACGCCCGGTTTATGGCGCGCAACTCGGGCTACCACGCGGACCTCGCCGAGACCTGCGCCGACGCCTGCGAGGCGTGCGCCGAGGAGTGTGCGCAGTTCGACCACGAGCACTGTCAGGTGTGTGCGGACGTCGTCCAGCGGTGCGCCGAGTCCTGCCGGTCGATGGCGTCGGCCTGA
- a CDS encoding DUF555 domain-containing protein, whose translation MGNYLVAMEAAWLVRDVEAVDDAIGVAVSEAGKRLNAANMEYVEVEVGATGCPACGEPFDSAFVAADTALVGLALEMEVFNAEGEEHASRIAKSEVGGALRDVPLSVVEVFEVPEDE comes from the coding sequence ATGGGCAACTATCTCGTCGCGATGGAAGCCGCGTGGCTCGTTCGTGACGTCGAAGCGGTCGACGACGCCATCGGCGTCGCCGTCAGCGAAGCCGGGAAGCGACTCAACGCCGCGAACATGGAGTACGTCGAGGTCGAAGTCGGCGCGACGGGCTGTCCCGCCTGCGGCGAGCCGTTCGACTCGGCCTTTGTCGCCGCCGACACCGCGCTCGTCGGGCTGGCACTGGAGATGGAGGTGTTCAACGCCGAGGGAGAGGAACACGCCTCCAGAATCGCCAAGAGCGAAGTCGGCGGCGCCCTCCGGGACGTCCCGCTCTCGGTCGTCGAGGTCTTCGAGGTTCCCGAGGACGAGTAA
- a CDS encoding translation initiation factor eIF-2B: MIDETAEEIREMQTHSSSVVAVNAARALRDLLDREFATVEEYQRALERNAKVLRRANPSHAAMQNAVREIVASVDRDDPESVEEAKRLTETAIEDVVSRVESAKRRAAENAVDYLADGATLLTHDYSSTVLEALELATAEGMRFDVYVTEARPRYIGRKTARALGRLEGVEPTLITDGASGHFLADCDRVIVGMDCIVDGTLYNRVGTFPITTAANEIGVPVTVLGSAAKIITEGFVFENEFRSGTEVMSEPAEGFEVLNPAYDATPVSLLDSVITDEGRTEF, from the coding sequence ATGATCGACGAGACGGCCGAGGAAATCAGGGAGATGCAGACGCACAGTTCCTCGGTGGTGGCGGTCAACGCGGCCCGCGCGCTCCGGGACCTGCTCGACAGGGAGTTCGCCACCGTCGAGGAGTACCAGCGCGCCCTGGAGCGAAACGCCAAGGTGCTCCGGCGGGCGAACCCGTCCCACGCCGCGATGCAGAACGCGGTTCGCGAGATCGTCGCCAGCGTCGACCGGGACGACCCCGAAAGCGTCGAGGAGGCGAAGCGACTCACCGAGACGGCGATCGAGGACGTCGTCTCGCGGGTCGAGTCGGCCAAGCGCCGCGCGGCCGAGAACGCCGTCGACTACCTCGCCGACGGGGCGACGCTGCTGACCCACGACTACTCCTCGACCGTTCTGGAGGCGCTCGAACTGGCGACCGCCGAGGGGATGCGCTTTGACGTCTACGTCACCGAGGCGCGCCCGCGGTACATCGGGCGGAAGACCGCCCGCGCGCTCGGCCGTCTGGAGGGGGTCGAACCGACGCTGATCACCGACGGCGCGAGCGGCCACTTCCTCGCCGACTGCGACCGCGTGATCGTCGGGATGGACTGCATCGTCGACGGGACGCTGTACAACCGCGTCGGCACGTTCCCCATCACCACGGCGGCGAACGAGATCGGCGTGCCGGTGACGGTGCTGGGGTCGGCGGCGAAGATCATCACCGAGGGGTTCGTCTTCGAGAACGAGTTCCGCTCGGGCACCGAGGTCATGTCCGAACCCGCCGAGGGGTTCGAGGTGCTGAACCCCGCCTACGACGCGACGCCGGTCTCGCTGCTCGACAGCGTGATCACGGACGAGGGCCGGACGGAGTTCTAG
- a CDS encoding aldo/keto reductase, with product MEYTTLGDTGMEVSRICLGCMSFGSSDWREWVLDEEEGREIVERAIDLGINFFDTANMYSLGESERVLGRALEGHREESVVATKVYFPMREDDPNSGGLSRKTIEQELDASLDRLGMETVDLYQIHRWDYETPIETTLSALDDAVRRGKVRYVGASSMWAHQFAEALHASDRLGLERFRTMQNHYNLVYREEEREMLPLCATEGIGVLPWSPLARGYLTRPHEEVDATTRGAAEERLYEHPYREGGGPEINERVAELADEYDATMAQIALAWLLHQEHVDAPIVGTTSVEHLEEAVAALDISLSRSDREYLEEPYEPVRVSGHE from the coding sequence ATGGAGTACACGACGCTCGGCGACACCGGGATGGAGGTCAGCCGCATCTGTCTCGGCTGCATGAGCTTCGGGTCGAGCGACTGGCGCGAGTGGGTCCTCGACGAGGAGGAGGGTCGCGAGATCGTAGAGCGCGCGATCGACCTCGGGATCAACTTCTTCGACACCGCCAACATGTACTCGCTGGGCGAGTCCGAGCGCGTGCTGGGGCGGGCGCTGGAGGGCCACCGCGAGGAGTCGGTCGTCGCCACGAAGGTCTACTTCCCGATGCGCGAGGACGACCCGAACTCGGGTGGCCTCTCGCGGAAGACGATCGAGCAGGAACTCGACGCCAGCCTCGACCGACTGGGGATGGAGACGGTCGACCTCTACCAGATCCACCGCTGGGACTACGAGACGCCGATCGAGACGACGCTCTCGGCGCTCGACGACGCCGTCCGTCGCGGCAAGGTGCGGTACGTCGGCGCCTCCTCGATGTGGGCCCACCAGTTCGCCGAGGCGCTGCACGCGAGCGATCGGCTGGGACTCGAACGATTTCGAACGATGCAGAACCACTACAACCTCGTCTACCGCGAGGAGGAACGCGAGATGCTGCCCCTCTGTGCGACGGAGGGGATCGGCGTGCTCCCGTGGTCGCCGCTGGCCCGCGGCTACCTCACGCGCCCCCACGAGGAGGTCGACGCGACGACGCGCGGGGCAGCCGAGGAGCGCCTGTACGAACACCCCTACCGCGAGGGCGGCGGCCCCGAGATCAACGAGCGCGTCGCCGAACTCGCCGACGAGTACGACGCGACGATGGCCCAGATCGCGCTTGCGTGGCTGTTGCACCAGGAGCACGTCGACGCCCCCATCGTCGGCACCACGAGCGTCGAGCACCTAGAGGAAGCCGTCGCGGCCCTCGACATCTCGCTGTCGCGGTCGGACCGCGAGTACCTGGAGGAGCCCTACGAACCGGTCCGCGTCTCCGGCCACGAGTAG
- a CDS encoding CBS domain-containing protein: MELPTPTDLRQRRTELGLTQSDLADRADVSQPLIARIEGGDVDPRLSTLRRIVTALEEAESDVIRAADLMNEEVVSVAPDDSVGEAARRMDEEAYSQLAVIQDGIPVGSISQGDLVHLDAEARDEPVEEHMSESFPTVSKDATLDEISNLLDHYKAVMITEAGETVGIITEADVAARLS; the protein is encoded by the coding sequence ATGGAGCTACCCACGCCCACGGACCTCCGCCAGCGGCGAACGGAACTCGGGCTGACTCAGAGCGACCTCGCCGACCGCGCGGACGTCTCCCAGCCGTTGATCGCGCGCATCGAGGGCGGCGACGTCGACCCGCGGCTGTCGACGCTGCGCCGGATCGTCACCGCCCTCGAAGAGGCCGAAAGCGACGTCATCCGCGCCGCGGACCTGATGAACGAGGAAGTCGTCAGCGTCGCCCCCGACGACTCGGTCGGCGAGGCCGCCCGGCGGATGGACGAGGAGGCCTACTCCCAGTTGGCGGTCATCCAGGACGGCATTCCCGTCGGCTCGATCAGTCAGGGCGACCTCGTCCACCTCGACGCGGAGGCCCGGGACGAACCCGTCGAGGAACACATGTCCGAGAGCTTCCCGACCGTCTCGAAGGACGCCACCCTCGACGAGATCAGCAACCTGCTCGACCACTACAAGGCCGTGATGATCACCGAGGCCGGCGAAACCGTCGGCATCATCACCGAGGCCGACGTCGCGGCCAGACTCTCCTGA